Below is a genomic region from Marinobacter salarius.
CCGGGTCTGACGGGGCGATGCATTCCACTTTTCCGGAGGGTTGCCATGCGAGGGCCGAAAAACTGAGTGTGGCTATAGCCACCAATAAAAAACATCGTTTAGCAAGCATCTTATAACCTCTGATTTGTTGTTGTGTCCCTCGACGACGATCGCGTTCCGAGATGGCATTTTACGTTGCCACTAATAGCGATAACGGAGGACTCGATTGGCAGTGTAAGTAAATAAATAGCTTTCCCGAAGTTTGTGGGCGTAAAACTTTTTTACATCTTAAAACACGTTCTGATCATAATGTTCACATAAAACGCTTTCTGCCTGGGAATACTTCCCTGATCGTGGTTTTTATGACCAAAAAGCCCTAAATAGAAAAAAAGAACCTTATCTTTTAAAGATTAATTGAATATGACGTCATGGGTTAGTCTGACAGCGTTGTCGCGACAGCAACTGATACTCCGAATAATTACAAAAGAGGCTTTACGACTATGAAAAAAACCATAACCGGAGCTGCATTCACTCTTTTCGCAGCATTAACCAGCACTACTGTACTTGCAGCTCCTGATGAGCAAAAACTAGAAAAACAAATGTATGACCTTAAACAAGAACTCGACGACCTGAAAAAATCAAAAATTTTTGATCTCGAGTTTGGCGGGCGAATCCAGGCAGATTTCAACTACTTTCAAGGCGCTTACAATGCCGGCAAGGCTGGCGATCCAGGCAGTGATTTTTTCCCTCGCCGCATTCGTACTTATGTAGAGAGTGTGCATGGTGACTGGGACCACAAATTATTACTCGACTTCGCGGATGGTGGTGGCGAGATTGTTCTGGCGCGAGTACGCTACAAAGGTTTTGGCAATGGTCTGAAAGTACAGGCTGGTAAGCTTTGGGAAGAAATTTCACTAAACGGACGAACCAGTAGCAAACATATTGCCACTATATCACGTAGTTCGTTGGCAAATACCATGGCGCCATATTTTTCATGGGGCGCATCAGCCAACCAATACTTCGAAGACTCAGGCATTCGTTATGCGGTTGGAGTTTACAGAAACGAAGCTTTCGGTGCCGTTGGCCAGAATGTTGATGCCAATGGCGTTGACAATGGCGTTTTGGCGCTCGCATTAACAGGCCGCCTCACTTGGCAAAAAGATTTGCAAGACGGCGTTTTGCACCTCGGTGGCTGGTATTCAAACCGTGATATGGGAGGCCGGGATTTAGGAGCACGCTTCGCACGTGGAGAAGTACGCAACACCAATACCCGTTTGGTGGACTATGTCGCAGGGGGAAGCCCGGTAGCGCTGAACAGCCTGCAACAGGCCGGCTTAGAGGCTGCATATCAGCTAAGAGGGCTGACCGTAGAGGCAGAGTATGCAGCCCGTGAATTAAACGCCGTAGACCCAGCCTCACCGCTGGATGGTGAAGTTTACGATGGCTACACCGTTACCGCCAGTTATTTCCCGGCAGGACTTCAGCGGCAGTACTCTAAAGGCTCTGCAGTGTTCAAACAACCCAAGGGCGTTAGAGATGCATGGGAACTGGTTGCTCGTTTAAGTAATATGGATGCGACATCTGATACGCAGGGGACAGAAACAACAAGCTATACCCTGGGCACCAACTACTATTACTCGTCAAAGGTGAAATTTATGGCAAATGCCATTTATTCAGAGGTGAGTGGCCCGGGTGCAGCGTCCTTGGTAGGCAATGAAGACAACGGTCTGGGTTTTACAGGACGTATCCAATACTTGTTCTAAGGAAGCCATCAGTAGCTACCATCGGCCTGCGACAAAACGGGCACCCTTAGTTGCATGAGGTTCACAGCAGCCTGTCGGACTCAAGTGGTTGTTTCCGGCAATATAGAAGTTGAGTGGAATTCCCCGGACTTTGAGGCCCATAGTCAATGTATGCAGCCACAAATCCGGGGAATCTGCGCCGATTTTCAGTGAAGCTATTGATTGGCCGAACAGGCGGCTCTCTTGTGAACCAGCATGTTTACCACTACCCCGCTTGAACCCGCCAATTCGAGCAAATCATCGTAACAGGACGTTATGGTCATTAAATTTACGGGTAATCGCACGATGAGTGTTTTAGCCTTGTCGTATTCTATAATGATAACAAACCGCGCTTTAGTGATATTGTGTTCCGAAAAACCAAACTGAAAACCCGAATGATCCTCACGCTCGGATTCGTCAGCGCAGCGCAGACGATCCTCATAGGCGTGTTCGCCGGCTATTACCTCAGCAACTCCCTGTTTGATGAAATCGGGCAACGGGCTCTCATGGTGTCGAAGACCGTCGCGGCAGCCCCCTCGGTGATCGAGGGTGTACGCGAGCGTGATATTGAAGGGCTGAAACGGCTGGCAAATCGACTGACCCGCACCAACGAAGCTTTGTTCATCGTCATTGGTGACCACCAGGGCATACGCCTGGCACACCCCTCCCCTGATCGCATTGGCCACTCCATGGCCGACGATGATGGTGACCTGGGCCGGCGTGCCCTGGTTGATGGCAAGGCCTATGTGGCAAGGGCCACGGGCAGCCTCGGCGAATCCATGCGTGGCAAGGCCCCGGTGATCGAGCCAGAAACTGGCGAGATCATCGGCATTGTCTCCGTGGGATACGGAGTTGACCAGGTGGATGCCACCATCAAACGCTACAGCTTCGTACTGTATACCGTGGTCGGCCTGACCCTGCTGGTCAGCATACTCATTGCAATGGTGATCGCCAGCCGGTTCAAGCGCGCCATTTTCGGCCTGGAACCCGAGGAAATCGCACGCCTGTTCCAGGAGCGGGACGCCACGTTACAGTCCGTCCGGGAAGGCATCATCGCCATCAACCGCGACGGAGTGATTACGACCTTCAACCGGACGGCCCTGGAAACCCTTGGTATTGATCCCGACACGCCACTCTCCGGCCGCCCAATTCTTGATGTTCTGCCCGAAAGCGACCTGCTGTCGGTACTCGAATCCGGCACGCCGGACTTCGACCGCGAGGTCTGGCTGAGAAACCGACAGATGATCGTCAACCGGTTACCTGTTCGCCAGGGCGCAGAAATTACCGGTGTTGTGGCCAGTTTCAGGCTGAAGGACGAGGTGGATCAGGTCAGCCGGCAACTGACTCGCATACAACAATACGCAGATGCCTTGCGAAGCCAGACTCACGAATACTCGAACAAGCTCCACACCATCGCGGGCCTGATCCAGATTGAAGCCTATGACGACGCGTTGAATCTGATCGGCAGCGAAGTCAGCGACCATCAGGCACTGATTCACCTGCTTCTGGAAGCCGTCCCCGATCCGGTTATCGCCGGTTGCCTTATGGGCAAGTACAACCGCGCCCGGGAGATGGGTCTGGGCTTACAGATCGATGCCGAGAGCCGCATGGTGGACATACCCGCCGACATGCCACGGGATCAGCTGGTGAGTGTCCTCGGCAACCTCATCGACAACGCCCTCGAGGCCACCCGCCATCAGACCGGCGAAGGAGGACGGGTACAGCTATCCATGACAGACCTGGGGCATGAACTGATCTTTGAGGTGGAAGACCAGGGGCCAGGTATTCCGGAAGACTCGCAACAGAAGATCTTCGAGAAAGGCGTGACCACCAAGCAAGGTACCGAACAACACGGTTATGGCCTGCACCTGGTGCGTCAGTTCCTGAATCGCTGGGGCGGTTCCATCACGGTGGAGAACCTACCAGGTGTGGGCTCGCGATTTACCCTTTACCTTCCGAAAACCAGTCAGGGGAGTGACAGTCATTGAATACCCTTCGGATCCTGATTGTTGAGGACGACCGGCAGATCGCCGAAATCCAGCGCCGGTTTGTTGAGCGACTCGAGAATGTGGAGCTTTGCGGCATTGCCCACAGCCTGGGGGATGCACGCGACCTTATCGACGTTATGGCCCCACACCTGATCCTGCTGGATATCTATTTTCCCGACGGCAATGGTCTGGATCTGCTGCGGGAACTCCGGGCGCGGGATAGCAGCAGTGACGTTATCCTTATCACCGCCGCCAAGGAAGTGGAACCGCTCAAGAGCGCCCTGCGCGGCGGCGTCTTCGACTACATTCTCAAGCCCCTGGTTTTCGAACGCCTTGAGGAAGCCGTCAACCGTTACCGCGACCACTTGCGGCAACTGTCTGGCCTGGTGCAAATCGCCCAGAAAGAAGTTGATGCCCTGCTGCCCAGAGGGTCAAGCGAAGCCAGTCAGCCCGCGCCCACAGACAGACTGCCCAAGGGCATCGATAGCATCACATTGGATAAAATTCGCGAGGTGGTTTCATCCGGCCAGTGGAGTGCCGAGGAAGTCGGCCAGGCCATGGGCGCGTCACGAACGACGGCGCGACGCTACCTGGAATTCCTCGTTGGCCGGGGGGAGTTAACTGCGGAAGTTACCTACGGCAGCGTCGGCCGACCGGAACGGCGGTATCGCGTCTGACCCCCTGCCTTTAGGGTCAATCCCGGAACTGCGACTTGTCCAGCCCGTACTTCTTCATTTTGTCGTACAGCGTCTTGCGGGCAATGCCTAGCTGGACCATGGTGTCCTTAATGCTGCCATGGCAGGCATTGAGCGCACTGACGACGGCTGAACGTTCAAAGTCGTCCATCATCTCGGACAGAGTCTGGCGCCCGGACACATTGTCGGTGACGGAGGAATCGTTTTCGTCCAACGCCGCTGGCCCCAGCAGAACGTAGCGCTCGGCCAGGTTCCTTAACTCCCGGACATTCCCCGGCCAGCTATGCTGCATCAGGCGCGCGGCCTGGCTGGCATCCAGGGGGATGCTTTCGCGGTCGTAGCGGGCTGCCGCAATCAGTACAAAATGGTGAAACAGTACGGGGATGTCATCCTTGCGTTCGCGCAGTGGCGGAATATCCAGCTTCACCACGTTCAGCCGGTAGTACAGGTCAGCACGGAATTCGCCCTGGTCACTGAGCTGCTTCAGGTCAGCCTTGGTGGCGGCGATAATGCGAACATCCACGCTTTGCACCTGATTGCTGCCCAGGCGCTCCACACGCTGTTCTTCGAGCACCCTCAACAGTTTGACCTGCAGGGCCATGGGCATGCTTTCCAGTTCATCCAGGAACAGCGTGCCCTTGTGCGCGTACTCGATTTTTCCGATGCGGCGTTTGTCCGCGCCGGTAAAGGCACCCGCTTCGTGGCCGAAAAGCTCACTCTCAATCAGGTTCTCGGGCACGGCGCCACAGTTGATGGCAACGAAGTTGTGGGTACTTCGGAGGCTGTTCTCGTGGATATAGCGGGCCAAGGCATCCTTCCCCGAACCCGTCTCACCGTGTAACAGGATATTGGCGGAGATATCCAGCACCGGGTCGATGGTCGCCATCACTTTCTGCATACCGGCTGAATCCCCCAGGATTCGAGGTCCCGGCCGGGCCAGATGCTTCAGTTGGGCCTTCAGCCGCCGGTTTTCCAGTGCCAGGTGGCGCTTTTCCAAGGCGTGGCGAAGTAGCTCCAGGAGCTCATCGTGATCAAAGGGTTTTTCGATGAAATCATAGGCGCCCTGCTGCATGGCGGTGACGGCCGTGCTGATGTCGCCCTGCCCGGTCAGGATGATCACCGGGATGGTTTCATCCATGGCGCGAATCCTGTTCGAGCATTTCCAGGCCATCCATTCCCGGCATGTTGTAGTCACATAACACCACCCCCCCATAGTCCTGCGTGATGTTCTCAAGGCCGGACCGTGCATCATCGAAACACGCAACGGAAAGATCTTCCAGGGTGAGGGTTTGCGCGATGGCCTGTCGGATATGCGGGTCATCGTCCACAAAAATTACCGACGCATCTGTCATTCGGTGGCCTCCCGCTTTCTGAGTGTTAATACGAACTCCGCGCCCGGTCCGTCGCTCCGGTTACGCCCCGTCAGGCTCCCGCCCAGCGCGTCCACGATCTGCCGGGATATCGAAAGGCCCAGACCCAGCCCCTGCTTCACCGATTTGGTGGTAAAGAAAGGCTCGAAAATCCGCTCCGTACTGCCCGGCAGGCCGGAACCGTTATCCCGCACAAGGCAATACCAATTCCCGTCATCTTCTTCCACATCAATGGTGATCTCCGGCTGCTCGCTGCTTTCGACTGCCTGAATGGCGTTCGCCACCAGATTCACCATGACCTGTTCGATCCGGATCACGTCTCCGTGGCACTGCACCGGTTGTTCCGGGCGGTGCCATTGAATGGAGATATCGGATCGGCTCTCCTGCGCCGCCATTATCTTTAGAGCACCGTCGACCGATTGCCGCAAATCAACCAGTGCCGGTGGCCCTTCCGATTTACGAGCAAACACCTTGAACTGACGGGTAAGCTCCGCCATTTTGTCACACAGGGTGATGATCTCTGAAAGATTGGCATCCACCATCTCCGTCGCGCCCTTCTCAAGGAACCGACGGCTGTTGCGGGCATAGGTCTGAATTGCCGTGAGCGGCTGGTTAATTTCATGGTTCAGGCCTGCAGACATCTGGCCAAGCACGGCAAGCTTGGCTGCCTGGATCAACTCATGCTGGGTTTCCCGGAGTTCATCACGGGTTTTCTCCCGCTCGCGGATTTCTTCCAGAAGTTGCTG
It encodes:
- a CDS encoding OprO/OprP family phosphate-selective porin, with protein sequence MKKTITGAAFTLFAALTSTTVLAAPDEQKLEKQMYDLKQELDDLKKSKIFDLEFGGRIQADFNYFQGAYNAGKAGDPGSDFFPRRIRTYVESVHGDWDHKLLLDFADGGGEIVLARVRYKGFGNGLKVQAGKLWEEISLNGRTSSKHIATISRSSLANTMAPYFSWGASANQYFEDSGIRYAVGVYRNEAFGAVGQNVDANGVDNGVLALALTGRLTWQKDLQDGVLHLGGWYSNRDMGGRDLGARFARGEVRNTNTRLVDYVAGGSPVALNSLQQAGLEAAYQLRGLTVEAEYAARELNAVDPASPLDGEVYDGYTVTASYFPAGLQRQYSKGSAVFKQPKGVRDAWELVARLSNMDATSDTQGTETTSYTLGTNYYYSSKVKFMANAIYSEVSGPGAASLVGNEDNGLGFTGRIQYLF
- a CDS encoding sensor histidine kinase, coding for MILTLGFVSAAQTILIGVFAGYYLSNSLFDEIGQRALMVSKTVAAAPSVIEGVRERDIEGLKRLANRLTRTNEALFIVIGDHQGIRLAHPSPDRIGHSMADDDGDLGRRALVDGKAYVARATGSLGESMRGKAPVIEPETGEIIGIVSVGYGVDQVDATIKRYSFVLYTVVGLTLLVSILIAMVIASRFKRAIFGLEPEEIARLFQERDATLQSVREGIIAINRDGVITTFNRTALETLGIDPDTPLSGRPILDVLPESDLLSVLESGTPDFDREVWLRNRQMIVNRLPVRQGAEITGVVASFRLKDEVDQVSRQLTRIQQYADALRSQTHEYSNKLHTIAGLIQIEAYDDALNLIGSEVSDHQALIHLLLEAVPDPVIAGCLMGKYNRAREMGLGLQIDAESRMVDIPADMPRDQLVSVLGNLIDNALEATRHQTGEGGRVQLSMTDLGHELIFEVEDQGPGIPEDSQQKIFEKGVTTKQGTEQHGYGLHLVRQFLNRWGGSITVENLPGVGSRFTLYLPKTSQGSDSH
- a CDS encoding response regulator, translated to MNTLRILIVEDDRQIAEIQRRFVERLENVELCGIAHSLGDARDLIDVMAPHLILLDIYFPDGNGLDLLRELRARDSSSDVILITAAKEVEPLKSALRGGVFDYILKPLVFERLEEAVNRYRDHLRQLSGLVQIAQKEVDALLPRGSSEASQPAPTDRLPKGIDSITLDKIREVVSSGQWSAEEVGQAMGASRTTARRYLEFLVGRGELTAEVTYGSVGRPERRYRV